A part of Candida albicans SC5314 chromosome 2, complete sequence genomic DNA contains:
- the RAD57 gene encoding putative DNA-dependent ATPase (Putative DNA recombination and repair protein; induced by interaction with macrophage; transcript is regulated by Nrg1, Mig1, and Tup1; essential protein; S. cerevisiae ortholog is essential), with translation MDDYKQLGPGIFSCSRKFPFLTTRLQQYGKSINDLLQYDEASDHAQLARLVDRPMKEINDYYRNLKKDLQVDPTSVNSLLDSEFISTGLPSIDRELGGGIPIGEVTEIFGASGCGKSHFLFQLLSNCGKEFPTSKNIYISTESFLETKRLKDFIGRNSSNIDTDLDRISYIYCQDLESQDHILFTQLPLKLDSDKGKTKLLVLDSIAQHFRREDSIMNSTYLKEKLEVQEGEIADDRSFQEVKRKQMNQLRRFNKSQKYASRTAKLYYICQLYQHLSRLAQDFNIAIVIVNQVSDYSFESSGSFTEAEAGELDYPLNLDFQTAVSSGWDSRTIYNSIPTANITLKNEEIENLEMELAKSLEERSPNKRQKLSNTSSPQKQEHNLNPRERLERQKSLISKSHEMRNRGSKKIVPTLGYPWATRIKNRIMLSKVYKPILKSNMDGDIVNDDQSLQTNSIHDKRSSAELYKSFVSIDGWQVERFAKVVTSTHGYNPNRFKRYRFIINSQGLAEV, from the coding sequence ATGGATGATTACAAACAACTAGGACCAGGAATTTTTTCATGCTCTAGGaaatttccatttttaaCAACGCGTCTACAACAATATGGCAAGTCAATCAACGATTTACTTCAGTATGACGAAGCTTCTGACCATGCACAACTAGCGCGTCTTGTTGATAGACCAATGaaagaaatcaatgatTACTATAGAAATCTTAAAAAGGATTTGCAAGTCGATCCTACGTCAGTGAATAGCTTATTGGATTCGGAGTTTATTAGCACGGGTCTACCAAGTATTGATCGAGAACTAGGTGGGGGTATTCCAATTGGAGAAGTAACAGAAATATTTGGTGCTAGTGGCTGTGGGAAATCACATTTTCTATTTCAACTACTATCCAATTGTGGTAAAGAATTCCCAACTAGCAaaaacatatatatatcgACTGAATCATTTTTAGAAACCAAGAGATTAAAAGATTTCATAGGAAGAAACTCGTCTAATATTGACACTGATTTGGATCGGATAtcttatatatattgtCAAGATTTGGAAAGTCAAGATCATATTCTATTTACCCAATTGCCATTGAAATTGGATTCAGACAAGGGGAAgacaaaattattagtgTTAGATTCTATTGCACAACATTTCCGGAGAGAAGATTCTATTATGAACTCGACgtatttaaaagaaaaattagaaGTGCAGGAAGGAGAGATAGCAGACGATAGACTGTTCCAAGAAGTGAAAAGGaaacaaatgaatcaattgcGAAGATTTAACAAGTCACAGAAATATGCTTCGCGAACAGCCAAGTTGTATTATATCTGTCAATTATATCAACACTTGTCTAGATTAGCCCAAGACTTTAACATTGCTATTGTGATAGTAAACCAGGTTAGTGATTATTCTTTTGAATCATCTGGATCATTCACTGAGGCAGAGGCGGGAGAACTTGATTATCCATTGAATTTGGATTTCCAAACTGCCGTGTCTTCTGGATGGGATAGTAGGACCATATACAATAGTATTCCTACGGCTAATATAACTTTGAAAAACGAGGAAATCGAGAATTTGGAAATGGAGTTGGCAAAGTCGCTTGAAGAGAGAAGTCCTAATAAACGTCAAAAACTCTCCAATACCAGCTCCCCACAAAAGCAGGAACACAACTTGAATCCTCGTGAAAGGTTAGAAAGACAgaaatctttaatttcCAAATCGCATGAGATGAGGAATAGAGGTTCAAAAAAGATTGTCCCTACATTAGGTTATCCATGGGCAACAAGGATCAAAAATCGAATCATGTTATCCAAGGTGTACAAGCCTATATTGAAGTCGAATATGGATGGTGACATTGTGAATGATGACCAATCTTTACAGACTAATAGTATACACGACAAAAGGTCTAGTGCAGAACTATATAAACTGTTTGTTTCCATTGATGGCTGGCAAGTTGAAAGGTTTGCAAAAGTGGTTACATCTACGCATGGCTACAATCCTAATAGATTTAAAAGATACagatttataataaattcacAAGGGTTAGCAGAAGTATAA
- a CDS encoding uncharacterized protein (Putative mitochondrial cell death effector; induced by nitric oxide; Spider biofilm induced; rat catheter biofilm repressed) encodes MSKEKSKQIVIIGGSYAGILALKTLLKSSPIELNITLISPNDSGYFNAAAPRLLIEPESIEKTIFPIKPTIEKLTSGTIHTAKFLQGVVTKVDLTNQKVFVDNESEIDYDNLIIASGARAKSPAFKLTNNNDQNYTIKAILELGDEIKAANNIAVIGGGSTGVETSAEIAFKYSDKNVVLYTGASRPLPSFPKSTSSKATGKLNQLGIEIVNGERVNVKDKTIEFADGSTKSFDLIIETSGLLPNTDFLPKKVLNEYGYVDTDEYLRLKDHHNVICLGDVVASGANSIVDLVYTQKPVFEKTVEFEVVDNEATQLKAYQKASGITTFIPIGRNGGVGLLFGYCVPSFLIWFAKARDFMISKAGEHFT; translated from the coding sequence atgTCTAAAGAGAAAAGTAAACAGATTGTCATAATTGGTGGTTCATATGCTGGAATTTTGGCTTTGAAGACTTTGCTCAAATCATCaccaattgaattgaatatcaCTTTAATCTCACCAAATGATTCAGGGTATTTTAATGCTGCAGCTCCAAGATTATTAATCGAGCCAGAAAGTATTGAGAAAACTATATTTCCTATTAAACCtactattgaaaaattaaccAGTGGAACTATTCATACAGCAAAATTCCTTCAAGGTGTGGTCACAAAAGTTGATTTGACTAATCAAAAggtttttgttgataacGAATCGGAAATCGATTATgacaatttgattattgcTTCTGGTGCTAGAGCAAAATCACCGGCATTTAAATTAACCAACAATAACGATCAAAATTACACTATAAAGGCAATTTTGGAGCTTGGTGACGAGATCAAAGCAGCCAATAATATTGCTGTAATTGGAGGTGGGAGTACTGGTGTGGAAACCTCTGCTGAGATTGCATTCAAATATTCTGACAAAAACGTGGTATTGTACACAGGAGCTTCAAGACCTTTGCCCTCATTTCCCAAATCCACTAGCTCCAAAGCAACAGGCAAGTTGAATCAGCTTGGAATAGAAATTGTCAATGGCGAGAGAGTCAATGTCAAAGATAAAACGATCGAGTTTGCAGATGGTTCAACAAAgtcatttgatttgattattgaaaCACTGGGCCTTTTACCCAACACCGATTTTCTTCCTAAGAAAGTTTTGAATGAATATGGATATGTTGACACAGATGAATACCTTCGTTTGAAAGACCACCACAATGTAATATGTTTGGGAGACGTGGTTGCCCTGGGTGCAAACTCAATAGTTGATCTTGTATATACTCAAAAACCCGTTTTTGAAAAGACTGTTGAATTTGAAGTGGTTGATAACGAAGCAACTCAATTGAAAGCATACCAGAAAGCCAGTGGTATCACTACATTTATCCCAATTGGTAGAAATGGAGGTGTTGGATTATTGTTTGGTTACTGTGTACCAAGCTTTTTAATTTGGTTTGCTAAGGCAAGAGATTTTATGATTTCCAAAGCTGGGGAGCATTTTACGTGA
- a CDS encoding uncharacterized protein (Ortholog of C. parapsilosis CDC317 : CPAR2_805720, C. dubliniensis CD36 : Cd36_22330, Lodderomyces elongisporus NRLL YB-4239 : LELG_02628 and Candida orthopsilosis Co 90-125 : CORT_0C03440): MESTPIEGVSYQDDSTLLAPQFFYFDNLQTLQPKLSQIFATSIPTQIIQLLDTTHYLIPDDNESSSENHFNNTIPLNWIEFYTENVSYEMNRQAEIIVMTHETVDNKYAHGDLAYTWSMLKKLAVEYNMALSLYAGFYYMVGLLTGARISPEFDITSSLSIMYACPVANGKTVQLKVYPTLAKLTPYYRKLKWNSKLQKFIVKNKFIKHKKIKLLALTGLEDVECVYVHNE; the protein is encoded by the coding sequence ATGGAGAGCACCCCAATTGAAGGTGTTTCTTATCAAGATGATTCAACTTTACTTGCAccacaatttttttattttgataatttgcaAACTTTGCAACCAAAATTATCGCAAATTTTTGCAACGTCAATTCCAACACAgattattcaattattagaCACAACCCATTATTTAATCCCCGACGATAATGAATCGAGCTCCGAAAACCACTTTAACAATACTATCCCATTGAATTGGATTGAGTTTTATACAGAAAATGTCAGTTATGAAATGAATCGCCAAGCAGAGATTATTGTTATGACTCATGAAACTGTAGACAACAAATACGCTCATGGAGATTTAGCTTATACTTGGTCAATGCTTAAGAAGCTTGCTGTAGAATACAATATGGCATTGTCTTTATATGCTGGATTTTATTATATGGTTGGATTATTAACTGGAGCTCGTATATCACCAGAGTTTGATATTACGTCAAGTTTATCAATAATGTATGCCTGTCCGGTAGCCAATGGTAAAACTGTTCAACTAAAAGTGTATCCCACATTAGCAAAATTAACTCCATACTATCGTAAACTCAAATGGAATtcaaaattacaaaaattcattgttaagaataaattcatcaaaCATAAGAAGATCAAATTATTGGCATTAACTGGATTGGAAGATGTTGAATGTGTATATGTTCACaatgaatga
- the ARA1 gene encoding D-arabinose 1-dehydrogenase (NAD(P)(+)) (D-Arabinose dehydrogenase; dehydro-D-arabinono-1,4-lactone synthesis; active on D-arabinose, L-fucose, L-xylose, L-galactose; inhibited by metal ions, thiol group-specific reagents; induced on polystyrene adherence; Spider biofilm induced), which produces MKLATEIDFKLNNGKTIPALGLGTVASKDPKDVKDQVITAVKAGYRHIDTAWFYGTEKYIGEALQELFAEGIIKREDLFITTKFWPSYWANPEKSLDESLKDLQLDYVDLFLQHWPICLHGDENGLPKIPKDENGELIYDDDPTPNGTKYIDVYHKLEDILETTTKVRSIGVSNYSIPKLRQLLPKVKKHIPVCNQIEYHPQLPQQDLVDYCTKNNILISCYSPVGSYGAPVLKIPLVKQLAEKYQVTENEIADAYNILNGRVTLPRSSNLERIKTIIRLPDLTKEELDELYQVGVKDPQRYICDPWGYGIGFRWWKGDTLSKEFD; this is translated from the coding sequence ATGAAATTAGCCactgaaattgatttcaaactCAACAATGGTAAAACCATTCCTGCCTTAGGACTAGGTACTGTTGCCTCAAAAGATCCTAAAGATGTTAAGGATCAAGTAATCACTGCTGTTAAAGCAGGATATCGTCATATTGATACTGCTTGGTTTTATGGTactgaaaaatatattggTGAAGCATTACAAGAATTATTTGCTGAAggaattattaaaagagAAGATTTATTTATCACGACAAAATTTTGGCCATCATATTGGGCTAATCCAGAAAAATCTTTAGATGAATCTTTAAAAGATTTGCAACTTGATtatgttgatttatttttacaaCATTGGCCAATTTGTTTACATGGTGATGAAAATGGATTACCGAAAATACCTAAGGATGAGAATGGtgaattgatttatgatgatgatcCAACCCCAAATGGTACTAAATATATCGACGTTTATCATAAATTAGAGGATATTTTAGAAACAACCACCAAAGTTAGATCAATTGGTGTTTctaattattcaattccaaAACTTCGTCAATTATTACCTAAAGTTAAAAAACATATTCCTGTTTgtaatcaaattgaatatcaTCCACAATTACCTCAACAAGATTTAGTTGATTATTGtactaaaaataatatattgatttcttgttATTCACCAGTTGGTAGTTATGGAGCTCCAGTATTGAAAATCCCATTAGTTAAGCAATTGGCAGAAAAATATCAAGTCACAGAGAATGAAATTGCTGATGCttataatattttaaatGGTAGAGTTACATTACCAAGATCTTCTAATcttgaaagaattaaaacCATTATTAGATTACCAGATTTGactaaagaagaattggatgAATTGTATCAAGTTGGAGTTAAAGATCCACAAAGATATATTTGTGATCCTTGGGGGTATGGTATAGGATTCCGTTGGTGGAAAGGCGATACTTTAagtaaagaatttgattaa
- the PHM7 gene encoding Phm7p (Putative transporter; fungal-specific; Hog1-repressed; repressed by 17-beta-estradiol, ethynyl estradiol; Hap43-induced; Spider biofilm induced) has product MAGSSIPQSSNSSVSQFLSTLIPTLVVSVVFLLAFIVIHSKQRRVYEPRAVVESLPDDLRTETAPKGPFSWLTYLLAKPRTFYIQYAGTDGYFFLRFLFEFFCVCVLGAVITWPILFPVNATNGNNNTPGSNVKGFDILTFANIKDKWRTFAHVFLSWILFGAVIFLIYRELVYYVTYRHALQTTPLYDSLLSSRTLLLTEISTEYLQDDKLRGYFPTATNIWYSRDYKKLQKQVKERTKLANKYEGTLNKVLTKAVKLRNKCLKKSKPAPEPQDDIDKYLKDGKKRPTHKLKFLIGIKVDTLDYSPEKLGELNKEITKEQTEYQTYDQLPAVFIEFPSQLEMQKAYQAIPYQPDFKGVKTVINAAPEDIIWENLQLTSMKRRIKSIIANTILTLLIIFWCIPVAVVGAISNINVLTDKVPFLKFILKMPDVIMGVITGLLPVVALTILMSLVPPFIKWMGKISGRLTIQQVESYCQSWYFAFQVVNVFLAIALGSSAAAVATQIVQNPGEALQKLSSSFPKSVNFYYSYLCLEGLTISSGVLLQIVALILSHILGRILDGTPRAKWTRWNTLGQPAYSTLYPGFQLLTVIALSYSVIAPLILGFTAIAFILFYFAYIYTMIFVLRPSTVDARGTNYVKSLFQLFTGLFLAQLWITAIFVFSKNWACVALEGVIVVVTIAARLWMKWKFLPLVDAVPISAIKYAAGDPTYSYPIHDQGLKEIKVEGKNYWEGGNQLGLGPDPKDQVLPDRIPGNGPSSYAYDQQQQQNHRGSDSSAVDTKVGHGESLDKPKSPFTDFNNNHDAEKSAGFNPVNKAIAAPTQGVSWLTSFFQPKKDTFDIIKSDMPSSYFNYIEYHSDFIRHAYDDPAVTAEEPHIWIARDPMGLSEIEKNKALKEGVQVSDENATFDDKGALIFTGPPPAYEEPIRV; this is encoded by the coding sequence ATGGCCGGTAGTAGTATTCCTCAAAGTTCCAATTCTTCGGTCTCACAATTCTTATCCACTTTAATCCCCACTTTGGTGGTTTCAGTGGTGTTTTTATTAGCATTCATTGTTATTCACAGTAAACAAAGAAGAGTGTATGAACCTCGTGCTGTAGTGGAATCACTCCCTGATGATTTAAGAACAGAAACTGCCCCTAAAGGTCCATTCAGTTGGTTAACTTATCTTTTAGCCAAACCCCGTACTTTTTACATTCAATATGCTGGTACCGATGGATATTTTTTCCTtagatttttatttgaatttttctgTGTATGTGTCTTAGGAGCAGTTATAACTTGGCCAATTCTTTTCCCAGTTAATGCCACCAACGGCAATAACAATACCCCTGGTTCTAATGTTAAAGGTTTCGATATTTTAACATTTGCTAATATTAAAGATAAATGGAGAACTTTTGCTCATGTTTTCTTATCATGGATATTATTCGGTGCAGTGATTTTCCTTATTTATCGTGAATTGGTTTATTATGTCACTTATCGTCATGCTCTTCAAACTACTCCATTATACGATTCCTTGTTGAGTTCAAGAACCCTTTTGTTAACAGAAATCTCTACTGAATATTTACAAGATGATAAGCTCAGAGGTTATTTCCCAACTGCTACAAACATTTGGTATTCTAGAGATTACAAAAAGTTACAAAAACAAGttaaagaaagaacaaaatTGGCTAACAAATACGAAGGTACTCTTAATAAAGTTTTAACTAAGGCTGTTAAATTGAGAAATAAATGTCTTAAAAAGAGTAAACCAGCTCCTGAACCACaagatgatattgataaatactTGAAAGATGGTAAGAAAAGACCAACTCATAAATTGAAGTTTTTAATTGGTATAAAAGTTGACACTTTAGATTATTCGCCAGAAAAATTGGGTGAATTGAATAAGGAAATCACTAAAGAACAAACTGAATATCAAACTTATGATCAATTACCCGCTGTTTTCATTGAATTCCCAAGTCAATTGGAAATGCAAAAGGCTTATCAAGCTATTCCTTACCAACCTGACTTTAAAGGAGTTAAAACCGTTATTAATGCTGCCCCAGAAGATATTATTTGGGAAAACTTGCAATTGACTTCaatgaaaagaagaattaaaagTATTATTGCTAACACTATTTTGactttattgattattttctGGTGTATCCCAGTAGCTGTTGTTGGTGCCATTTCCAATATTAATGTATTGACTGATAAGGTtccatttttgaaattcatTCTTAAAATGCCTGATGTCATTATGGGGGTAATTACTGGTTTACTCCCAGTTGTGGCATTAACAATTTTGATGTCATTGGTGCCTCCATTCATTAAATGGATGGGTAAAATTTCTGGACGCCTTACAATTCAACAAGTTGAAAGTTATTGTCAATCATGGTATTTTGCTTTCCAAGTTGTCAATGTTTTTCTTGCTATTGCCTTGGGTTCATCAGCTGCAGCTGTTGCCACtcaaattgttcaaaatcCAGGTGAAGCATTACAGAAATTATCATCTAGTTTCCCTAAATCGGTCAATTTCTACTATTCTTATTTATGTCTTGAAGGTTTAACTATTAGTTCAGGAGTTTTACTTCAAATTGTTGCCTTGATTTTGTCTCACATTTTGGGAAGAATTTTGGATGGTACACCAAGAGCTAAATGGACAAGATGGAATACTTTAGGTCAACCTGCTTATTCTACTCTTTATCCAGGTTTCCAATTGTTGACTGTTATTGCTCTTTCTTATTCGGTTATTGCTCCCTTGATTTTAGGATTCACTGCCATTGCtttcattttgttttatttcgCCTACATTTATACTatgatttttgttttgagaCCAAGCACTGTTGATGCTAGAGGTACTAATTATGTCAAATCATTATTCCAACTTTTCACTGGTCTTTTCTTGGCTCAACTTTGGATTACTGCCATTTTCGTATTTTCGAAGAACTGGGCTTGTGTTGCCTTGGAAGGTGTTATTGTGGTTGTCACCATTGCTGCAAGATTATGGATGAAATGGAAGTTCTTACCATTAGTCGATGCTGTTCCTATTTCTGCTATTAAATATGCTGCAGGTGACCCAACATATTCTTACCCAATACATGATCAAGGtttgaaagaaatcaaaGTTGAAGGCAAAAACTATTGGGAAGGTGGTAATCAATTGGGATTGGGTCCTGATCCAAAAGATCAAGTATTACCTGATAGAATTCCTGGAAATGGCCCATCTTCATATGCTTatgatcaacaacaacaacaaaatcatcGTGGATCTGATTCATCCGCTGTTGATACTAAAGTTGGTCATGGAGAACTGCTCGATAAACCAAAGAGTCCATTTACTGATTTTAACAACAATCACGATGCAGAAAAATCTGCTGGATTTAACCCAGTTAATAAGGCAATTGCTGCTCCAACTCAAGGTGTTTCATGGTTAACATCATTCTTCCAGCCAAAGAAAGATACTTTTGATATAATCAAGAGTGATATGCCTAGTtcatatttcaattatattgaatACCATTCTGATTTTATTAGACATGCTTATGATGATCCTGCTGTTACTGCTGAAGAACCACATATTTGGATTGCTAGAGATCCAATGGGATTAtcagaaattgaaaaaaataaagctCTCAAAGAAGGGGTTCAAGTTTCTGATGAAAATGCCACTTTTGATGATAAAGGTGCTCTCATCTTTACTGGTCCTCCACCAGCTTATGAAGAACCAATTAGagtataa
- the IFM3 gene encoding Ifm3p (Protein with a 2-hydroxyacid dehydrogenase catalytic domain; Hap43-repressed; Plc1-regulated; overlaps orf19.2177), producing the protein MPKTLVSLSHNGAGYDQIDVQPFTDKGIQVSNVTVPVEGPTAVTAVFLVLSCLRNYQEGHQILYDGGWDSKKCGGAKLGHSPEGKVVGILGMGGIGRAIRDRLKPFGFTKILYHNRKPLSSDLEGGAEYVSKEDLFKQADIICISVPLNAHTKHSINKEAISQMKDGVILINTARGAVIDEKELPELLKSGKIGAFGADVFEKEPEVSPELYRLPNVVSLPHMGTHTYEAIKDMEDWVAENVESCLKTGKVKTIVPEQYNLEIKQGPLV; encoded by the coding sequence ATGCCCAAAACCTTGGTTTCCCTCAGTCATAATGGTGCAGGTTATGATCAAATAGATGTTCAACCTTTTACCGACAAGGGCATTCAAGTTTCCAATGTCACTGTTCCAGTGGAAGGTCCAACTGCTGTTACTGCTGTGTTTTTGGTGTTGTCGTGTTTGAGAAACTACCAAGAAGGACACCAAATCTTGTATGATGGTGGTTGGGATAGCAAAAAATGTGGAGGTGCTAAATTGGGCCATAGTCCGGAAGGTAAAGTTGTCGGTATCTTGGGTATGGGAGGAATTGGTAGAGCTATCAGAGATAGATTGAAGCCATTTGGATTCACCAAAATACTTTATCATAATCGTAAGCCACTCAGTTCTGACTTGGAAGGTGGTGCTGAATACGTTTCAAAAGAAGATTTGTTCAAACAAGCTGATATTATCTGTATCAGTGTTCCATTGAATGCTCACACTAAACATTCCATTAACAAGGAGGCTATCAGTCAAATGAAAGACGGTGTCATATTAATAAACACTGCTAGAGGTGCtgttattgatgaaaaagaacTCCCTGAATTGCTTAAATCAGGAAAGATTGGAGCCTTTGGTGCTGATgtgtttgaaaaagaacCAGAAGTGTCACCTGAATTGTATAGATTGCCAAATGTTGTCAGTTTACCACACATGGGTACACACACTTACGAAGCTATCAAGGATATGGAAGATTGGGTCGCTGAAAATGTGGAGTCGTGTTTAAAAACTGGGAAAGTGAAAACCATTGTTCCAGAACAATACAACTTGGAAATTAAACAAGGTCCATTAGTTTAA
- the MAF1 gene encoding RNA polymerase III-inhibiting protein (Putative negative regulator of RNA polymerase III; decreased expression in hyphae vs yeast cells; caspofungin repressed; Spider biofilm repressed) yields the protein MKYIDEVDLELVNQELNFHSPDNNLVIKGGCELFTTKPIGSDRKLFKTIDKHLDQIIEDNQFSRSIEREKRNSISSMFGSNASSPDLRRHSAISISDMRRRASSNSGSINFNRNSLPKNEQHNNNNNTSLLSQSLNDSGVIDDNEHAIDESPFGPLKNVTTRKTFAYLIAILNSSFPDQDFTNLQPTTENFYRIESPDELVHRFNNVLLSLGKKEDILNWIWDIINSYMDVLPSKNSSPYIAAQNSGGSRHGSFSASTGNSSPPSNSSYETCQIYQFQPSDESILEDLTYPYQPMWSYYYFIYNKKKKRVTFIHIAAINKADYSNGNGNQGSGNSENSSNRAKVINSDGEEEYDVNDDYGAVVDDDDDDENEDVVGGLEI from the exons ATGAAG TACATTGATGAGGTTGATCTTGAACTTGTTAATCAAGAGCTAAATTTCCATTCCCCCGACAACAATTTGGTGATAAAGGGGGGTTGTGAATTGTTTACCACCAAACCCATAGGATCAGATAGGAAGTTGTTCAAGACGATTGATAAGCATTTGGACCAAATAATAGAGgataatcaattttcacGATCAATCGAGAGGGAAAAACGAAATTCAATAAGTTCTATGTTTGGAAGCAACGCCAGTTCACCAGATTTAAGAAGGCACAGTGCTATTTCAATAAGTGATATGAGAAGAAGAGCCAGCTCTAACCTGGGCAGtataaatttcaatagaAACTCTTTACCGAAAAATGAacaacacaacaacaacaacaacacgTCTTTGTTATCGCAATCGTTGAATGACTCTGGagttattgatgataaCGAGCATgcaattgatgaatcacCTTTTGGGCCTTTGAAAAATGTCACAACAAGGAAAACTTTTGCCTATTTAATTGCCATTTTAAACAGCAGTTTCCCAGATCAAGATTTTACCAATTTACAACCAACAACGGAGAATTTTTATAGGATAGAATCACCAGACGAGTTGGTGCACAGATTCAACAATGTTTTACTTTCATTGGGTAAAAAAGAGGATATATTGAATTGGATATGGGATATTATAAATTCATATATGGATGTTCTACCTTCGAAAAACTCGTCACCTTATATTGCTGCTCAAAatagtggtggtagtagaCATGGATCATTTTCTGCATCAACAGGTAACAGTTCTCCGCCATCTAATTCATCGTATGAAACATGTCAAATATATCAGTTTCAACCTTCTGATGAATCAATACTTGAAGATTTGACATATCCCTACCAACCAATGTGGTCATATTACTATTTTATttacaacaagaagaagaaaagagtTACATTTATCCATATTGCTGCTATTAACAAAGCAGATTATTCGAATGGTAATGGGAATCAAGGTTCAGGAAATTCAGAAAATTCATCTAATAGAGCCAAAGTGATAAACTCAGATGGTGAAGAGGAATATGATGTGAATGATGATTATGGGGCTGTTGTagatgatgacgacgacgacgagAATGAAGATGTGGTTGGTGGTCTTGAAATTTGA
- a CDS encoding uncharacterized protein (Sef1p-, Sfu1p-, and Hap43p-regulated gene; overlaps IFM3/orf19.2176), with protein sequence MIKYFGESKWLQSISDSSTNSSHTQDTDNFTFRTMAQFSTSTFFAIPTTIIQDLVSFLVVSQTRQHQKHSSNSSWTFHWNSDIGNLNALVGKRLNIYLIITCTIMTEGNQGFGHVLSQFSIKSTSLFNRCICSSNIGDITVLGLQVLDKLFTVSRFTINDISNSSNFVPFFLSKFYFA encoded by the coding sequence ATGATAAAGTATTTTGGTGAATCCAAATGGCTTCAATCTATCTCTGATAGCTCTACCAATTCCTCCCATACCCAAGATACCGACAACTTTACCTTCCGGACTATGGCCCAATTTAGCACCTCCACATTTTTTGCTATCCCAACCACCATCATACAAGATTTGGTGTCCTTCTTGGTAGTTTCTCAAACACGACAACACCAAAAACACAGCAGTAACAGCAGTTGGACCTTCCACTGGAACAGTGACATTGGAAACTTGAATGCCCTTGTCGGTAAAAGGTTGAACATCTATTTGATCATAACCTGCACCATTATGACTGAGGGAAACCAAGGTTTTGGGCATGTGTTGAGCCAATTCAGCATCAAATCTACCAGTTTGTTCAACAGATGCATATGTTCTAGCAATATTGGTGATATCACTGTACTTGGTTTGCAAGTCCTTGATAAACTCTTCACGGTTCTGCGATTCACAATCAATGACATCAGCAATCTGAGCAACTTCGtcccattttttttgagcAAATTCTATTTTGCCTAA